One Solanum lycopersicum chromosome 2, SLM_r2.1 genomic region harbors:
- the LOC138342129 gene encoding uncharacterized protein, producing MTSYGPGYSMTLFNPALGKYKLIPNSLLSQKNKKRCSTSSPIFGFAYDLVAEDCKVICAHNLIDEDFNCVEVYSIKNQCWRTIHNTFPASYRYLDYNQVSLNGVIHRMSLNDAVISFHLVDEKFIVTPLPSSYWERPTYLQLLARKTDLVIEER from the coding sequence ATGACGTCATACGGTCCTGGCTATAGCATGACATTATTCAACCCTGCACTTGGAAAATACAAACTCATTCCAAATTCTCTTCTCAGTCAAAAGAATAAAAAGCGTTGTTCGACTTCATCTCCAATATTTGGTTTTGCCTATGATTTAGTGGCTGAAGATTGCAAGGTTATATGTGCACATAACTTGATAGACGAAGACTTCAACTGTGTTGAAGTATACTCTATTAAAAATCAATGTTGGAGAACAATTCACAATACTTTTCCTGCTTCTTACCGGTACCTAGACTATAATCAAGTTTCGTTAAACGGTGTCATTCACAGGATGTCACTAAACGATGCAGTTATATCTTTCCATCTAGTAGATGAAAAATTTATTGTTACGCCATTGCCAAGCAGCTATTGGGAAAGGCCGACATACTTACAACTGTTGGCGAGGAAAACTGATCTGGTCATTGAAGAAAGATAG